In Thermococcus camini, a genomic segment contains:
- a CDS encoding class I SAM-dependent methyltransferase: MDPLVEVLDRNMEAMADVAVGYLIQIGLKYDVFKELVQGVSREKLIASVPLPNKERLGRLIDTYLQLGIVEESGGSLRMAEFSYELPLAQERLEKLLPDWIPILEEMYKMADYAFISREHPKVLMDFDKGADFWDMRLLLGINKVYRQLASHLLGLEDGMRIIDLGCGSVSPVELGSVVGPNGKYVGIDFSPGLLSIAMSRVRNEGLDWVALREMDVRRLVVRNTYDGVVMSFLLGYLENPGAVVRKALEMLGPGGRLVILDSFRDLNPRVAALEFFESLTKEFVRFPRAGEILAAVDESPYDAEASVIGNSTIVVTRVL, encoded by the coding sequence ATGGACCCGCTGGTGGAGGTCCTTGACCGGAATATGGAAGCGATGGCCGATGTGGCGGTGGGTTATTTAATTCAGATTGGGCTCAAGTACGACGTCTTCAAGGAGCTGGTTCAGGGGGTGAGCAGGGAAAAACTAATCGCCTCGGTTCCCCTGCCGAACAAGGAGCGCCTTGGGCGACTCATTGATACATACCTCCAGCTGGGGATAGTGGAGGAGTCTGGTGGGTCCCTGAGGATGGCAGAGTTTTCTTATGAACTCCCTCTGGCACAGGAACGGCTTGAAAAGCTCCTGCCGGATTGGATCCCGATTCTCGAGGAAATGTACAAGATGGCCGACTACGCTTTTATTTCACGGGAGCATCCCAAGGTGCTTATGGATTTCGATAAGGGGGCTGACTTCTGGGACATGCGTCTCCTCCTGGGCATTAACAAGGTCTACCGGCAGCTGGCTTCCCACCTCCTTGGCCTTGAGGACGGCATGCGTATTATAGACCTTGGATGCGGTTCGGTCTCGCCGGTTGAGCTGGGGAGTGTCGTCGGACCAAACGGAAAATACGTGGGTATTGACTTCTCTCCGGGACTGCTCAGCATCGCAATGAGCCGTGTAAGGAACGAGGGGCTGGATTGGGTCGCCCTCCGGGAGATGGACGTGAGGAGACTGGTTGTAAGAAACACATACGATGGAGTTGTGATGAGTTTTCTGCTTGGGTACCTGGAGAACCCTGGAGCGGTCGTCAGGAAAGCTCTCGAGATGCTTGGCCCGGGGGGGAGGCTGGTTATACTGGACTCCTTTAGGGACCTCAATCCAAGGGTTGCCGCGCTGGAATTTTTTGAAAGTCTAACAAAGGAGTTTGTGAGGTTTCCAAGGGCAGGGGAAATCCTGGCTGCGGTGGATGAGAGCCCCTACGATGCCGAGGCATCCGTGATCGGAAACTCCACCATCGTGGTGACCCGCGTGTTGTGA
- a CDS encoding type II toxin-antitoxin system RelE family toxin: MYRVIVDKNIVKKAKKHLKPAQRKKLAEFIDTLKTNPYPKPPYDLKPVKGEKTEKTNTYRFRIGDYRVFYTVYWNEKVIVVTDLKPRETAYKR, from the coding sequence GTGTACAGAGTCATCGTGGACAAAAACATCGTCAAAAAAGCCAAAAAACACCTCAAGCCAGCCCAACGCAAGAAACTGGCCGAATTCATTGATACTCTCAAAACAAACCCCTACCCAAAGCCCCCCTACGACCTGAAACCCGTCAAAGGCGAGAAAACAGAGAAAACCAACACCTACCGTTTTAGAATTGGGGATTACAGAGTATTCTACACTGTTTACTGGAACGAGAAAGTTATCGTCGTAACGGACCTAAAGCCGAGAGAAACCGCCTACAAGAGGTGA
- a CDS encoding tRNA(Met) cytidine acetyltransferase TmcA, with translation MTVKVRFDREVREYAKGEKVKDDVLRLTETALAQALEKFHRRMILIEGDTPRKAELAGILAGASARVLSDILEGLKKKRLRDESEDGIQVLYATDALGEDTFGRKRYEAFRKHFDVLAGSNADVKAVTFKHTRDILGRTYDLLVLDMSYDYSPNDLGRIIETVRGGGLIFILAHPFEKWKKMWTGFHKSLVTPPYTIDDVKKRFNRRIIRKFTEYDGIYIITENGKLRKKPKRNKTQAKIRARKGVPIPENTLFPRELYEMALTEGQVEVLRAFEELVEGEGMLVLTADRGRGKSVSVGIAAIGLALALNKRTRIVVTAPEPENVQSLFRFAKRALERLGFKPHVVEERGLIKELYARKIGLRYYPPAEGYRKSADLYILDEAAGIHVPILHKYLNKPRVVYSSTIHGYEGAGRGFSVKFLKKAREKRSFKELHMDEPIRYAEGDPIEKWLFDVLLLDAEPVELTEEDYRLIKNGEVYFEKPDLDDWFEKDREDLRNFVGIYILAHYRNRPSDVALLADAPHHEARVLRLKNGKIVTAIQIAEEGNIPKKVIEKMAKGYKPRGNIIPDMMVKHHMLKEFAKLKGYRIVRIATHPDAMDMGLGSKALELLEKEAREKGLDWIGSGFGASEELARFWVRNGFAVVHLSPARNPVSGEFTAIVLKPISEKTKKLIRQASDEFRIRLTEWLGDTHRELEPEIARWLFETPFGEAVDYPVHLTDVQKKRLDAFTGKVLTYDTVLDAVKPIVKLYFLDGWMKPYLDERQIKLLIYRVLQAHSWEETAKLIDRTETFTMIEVRDIIRGLWYYYKRLL, from the coding sequence ATGACCGTCAAGGTCCGCTTTGACAGGGAAGTGAGAGAATACGCCAAAGGCGAGAAGGTTAAGGACGATGTTCTCAGGCTCACCGAGACTGCCCTGGCGCAGGCGCTTGAGAAGTTCCACAGAAGGATGATTCTGATAGAGGGCGATACGCCGCGAAAGGCGGAGCTGGCCGGAATTCTGGCAGGGGCTTCAGCGCGCGTTTTGAGCGATATCCTTGAGGGACTGAAGAAAAAGCGCCTCCGCGACGAGAGTGAGGATGGGATACAGGTTCTCTACGCGACGGACGCCCTGGGGGAGGACACCTTCGGGCGGAAGCGCTACGAGGCATTTAGAAAGCACTTTGACGTTCTCGCGGGTTCAAACGCCGATGTGAAGGCTGTAACATTCAAGCACACCCGCGATATCCTTGGCAGAACGTACGACCTGCTCGTTCTGGACATGAGCTACGACTACTCCCCCAACGACCTCGGAAGGATTATTGAGACCGTCCGCGGCGGCGGTTTGATATTCATTCTCGCCCACCCCTTTGAGAAGTGGAAGAAGATGTGGACGGGCTTTCACAAGAGCCTCGTCACGCCGCCCTACACAATAGACGACGTGAAGAAGCGCTTCAACAGGCGCATCATCCGTAAGTTCACCGAATACGACGGTATCTACATAATCACCGAGAACGGCAAGCTCAGGAAGAAGCCGAAGAGGAACAAAACCCAGGCAAAAATTAGGGCCAGAAAGGGCGTACCGATACCTGAGAATACCCTTTTCCCGCGCGAGCTCTACGAGATGGCGCTCACCGAGGGCCAGGTCGAGGTTCTGAGGGCCTTCGAGGAGCTGGTCGAAGGGGAGGGCATGCTCGTCCTCACGGCGGACAGGGGGCGTGGAAAGAGTGTCTCGGTCGGAATAGCTGCGATAGGGCTTGCCCTCGCCCTTAACAAGCGCACCCGCATCGTTGTAACCGCCCCCGAGCCGGAGAACGTTCAAAGTTTATTCCGCTTCGCAAAGCGCGCTCTCGAGAGGCTGGGCTTTAAGCCCCACGTCGTGGAGGAGAGGGGCCTGATAAAGGAGCTCTACGCGAGGAAGATTGGACTGAGATATTACCCGCCGGCCGAGGGCTACCGCAAGAGCGCCGACCTCTACATCCTGGACGAGGCCGCCGGAATCCACGTTCCCATACTCCACAAGTACCTCAACAAGCCCCGCGTCGTTTACTCCTCCACGATTCACGGCTACGAGGGCGCGGGCAGGGGATTCTCGGTCAAGTTCCTGAAGAAGGCAAGGGAGAAGCGCTCCTTTAAAGAGCTCCACATGGACGAGCCGATACGCTATGCTGAAGGCGACCCCATCGAGAAGTGGCTCTTCGACGTTCTCCTGCTAGATGCGGAGCCGGTTGAGCTCACGGAGGAGGATTACAGGCTGATAAAGAACGGCGAGGTGTACTTTGAGAAGCCCGACCTCGATGACTGGTTTGAAAAGGACCGGGAAGACCTCAGGAATTTCGTCGGCATCTACATTCTCGCCCACTACCGGAACAGGCCGAGCGATGTGGCCCTTTTGGCTGACGCTCCCCACCACGAGGCGAGGGTTTTGAGGCTTAAGAACGGCAAGATAGTGACGGCGATTCAGATAGCCGAGGAGGGCAACATACCCAAGAAGGTCATCGAGAAGATGGCGAAGGGCTACAAGCCGCGCGGCAATATAATCCCTGACATGATGGTCAAGCACCACATGCTCAAGGAGTTCGCCAAACTGAAGGGCTACCGCATCGTCCGCATAGCCACGCATCCCGATGCAATGGACATGGGACTGGGCAGCAAGGCCCTTGAGCTCCTTGAAAAGGAAGCGCGTGAGAAGGGCCTCGACTGGATAGGCTCGGGCTTCGGTGCGAGTGAAGAGCTTGCCCGCTTCTGGGTCAGGAACGGCTTCGCGGTGGTGCACCTCAGCCCCGCCAGGAACCCGGTCAGCGGTGAGTTCACAGCCATAGTCCTCAAGCCGATAAGCGAGAAAACCAAAAAGCTCATTCGCCAGGCCAGCGATGAGTTCAGGATCAGACTCACGGAGTGGCTGGGCGACACCCACAGGGAGCTTGAGCCTGAAATAGCGCGCTGGCTTTTCGAGACGCCCTTCGGTGAGGCCGTGGATTATCCGGTTCACCTCACTGACGTCCAGAAGAAGAGGCTCGACGCTTTCACGGGCAAGGTTCTGACGTACGACACCGTGCTCGACGCGGTCAAGCCGATAGTGAAGCTCTACTTCCTCGACGGCTGGATGAAGCCCTACCTCGATGAGAGACAGATAAAGCTCCTGATCTACCGCGTGCTCCAGGCCCACAGCTGGGAGGAGACCGCGAAGCTCATAGACAGAACCGAAACCTTCACAATGATAGAGGTGCGCGACATTATACGGGGCCTCTGGTACTACTACAAGCGGCTCCTTTAA
- a CDS encoding TIGR00288 family NYN domain-containing protein, with translation MKETLFKVLRRGEKEVEAEPPKHVKGKSIGLIIDGPNILRKEFGIKLEDIVEALERIGKIRVAKVVLNQYAPQGLIEAVVNQGLEPIIVAGDTDVRIAIEAMELIYNSDVEVIALATRDADFLPLINEAKRKGKETIAIGVEPGFSVALQNAADYVIRMEGKGEERANNF, from the coding sequence ATGAAGGAGACCCTCTTTAAGGTGCTCCGCAGGGGCGAGAAGGAGGTCGAGGCCGAGCCCCCCAAGCACGTGAAGGGCAAGAGCATCGGCCTGATAATCGACGGTCCGAATATCCTCCGCAAGGAGTTCGGGATAAAGCTCGAGGACATAGTGGAAGCGCTTGAGAGGATCGGAAAGATACGCGTTGCCAAGGTTGTCCTCAACCAGTACGCCCCACAGGGATTGATAGAGGCCGTTGTGAACCAGGGGCTTGAGCCAATTATAGTCGCCGGCGACACGGACGTCAGGATAGCGATAGAGGCGATGGAGCTCATCTACAACTCGGACGTCGAGGTCATCGCCCTGGCCACCCGCGATGCGGACTTCCTCCCCCTCATCAACGAGGCCAAACGTAAGGGCAAGGAGACCATAGCCATAGGCGTTGAGCCTGGCTTTTCCGTGGCCCTTCAGAACGCGGCCGACTACGTGATAAGAATGGAGGGGAAGGGGGAGGAGCGGGCAAATAACTTTTAA
- a CDS encoding helix-turn-helix domain-containing protein: protein MFIDPFVIRSINRSELRKRILMYLDEIYPSPTYLSEIARVVKSDPSNVKGALVGLGNRYNGHSSLVSLGLVEVVTEGGFKYYRLTEYGKQVVGLLRSYHSYYSKYT from the coding sequence ATGTTCATTGACCCCTTTGTAATAAGGTCCATCAATCGAAGTGAACTCCGCAAGAGGATTCTGATGTATCTTGACGAAATCTACCCATCCCCCACGTACCTCTCTGAAATCGCGAGGGTGGTTAAATCAGACCCCTCGAACGTTAAGGGTGCCCTCGTCGGACTGGGGAACCGTTACAACGGACACAGCTCCCTCGTGAGCCTTGGTCTGGTGGAGGTCGTGACCGAGGGAGGCTTCAAGTACTACCGGCTCACGGAGTACGGGAAACAGGTTGTGGGCTTGCTGAGGTCGTATCACTCGTACTACTCGAAGTACACATGA
- a CDS encoding thiamine ABC transporter substrate-binding protein: MRKLGAFLAVLLLGLLVPKPVAAEETLTVYSYDSIEWWMKEIVPIFEQKYGVKVNLVLIGDAGEVLNRLILEKDNPQADVVVGIDNSYLAKAIDAGVLEPYKPANADVIPDWIVEKFDPTYHLTPYDYGFVAINYRKDMVQNPPASLEDLTKPEWKGKLIIEDPRTSSPGMAFLLWTIAVYGDDWLYYWEKLKENDVQIVKGWSEAWGAFSEGEYPLVLSYATSPAATVYYDNNTNVGAVAFREGNYLQIEGAGIVKGARNKELAKKFIEFLISAEAQEKLPLNQWMYPVNGDVELPEVFSYAAKVDKPVAIDSREIEKSYDLWLKQWTQLMVEGKSPDEILGKTTTETGGESSNSSICGPALIVGLAMVPLIFRRRR; encoded by the coding sequence ATGAGGAAGCTTGGCGCGTTCCTCGCCGTGCTGCTCCTGGGGCTCCTGGTCCCAAAACCTGTCGCGGCTGAAGAGACGCTGACGGTTTACTCATACGACAGCATCGAGTGGTGGATGAAGGAGATAGTTCCGATTTTCGAACAGAAATATGGTGTCAAGGTGAACCTCGTCCTCATCGGTGACGCCGGCGAGGTTCTAAACAGGCTCATCCTTGAGAAGGACAATCCCCAGGCTGACGTTGTGGTCGGCATAGACAACAGCTACCTGGCAAAGGCCATAGACGCGGGTGTGCTGGAGCCGTACAAGCCGGCCAACGCCGATGTGATTCCGGACTGGATCGTTGAGAAGTTCGACCCGACCTACCACCTCACGCCCTACGACTACGGCTTCGTAGCAATCAACTACCGCAAGGACATGGTCCAGAACCCACCGGCAAGTCTCGAAGACCTCACCAAGCCGGAGTGGAAGGGCAAGCTCATCATAGAGGATCCGCGCACGAGCTCGCCGGGAATGGCCTTCCTCCTCTGGACGATAGCGGTCTACGGCGACGACTGGCTCTACTACTGGGAGAAGCTGAAGGAGAACGACGTTCAGATAGTCAAGGGCTGGAGCGAGGCGTGGGGGGCGTTCAGCGAGGGTGAGTACCCGCTCGTCCTCAGCTACGCCACCTCCCCCGCCGCCACGGTTTACTACGACAACAACACCAACGTCGGAGCCGTCGCCTTCAGGGAGGGCAACTACCTCCAGATAGAGGGTGCGGGAATAGTCAAAGGCGCCAGGAACAAGGAGCTGGCCAAGAAGTTCATCGAGTTCCTCATCAGTGCCGAGGCTCAGGAAAAGCTCCCCCTCAACCAGTGGATGTACCCTGTTAACGGAGACGTTGAACTCCCGGAGGTCTTTAGCTATGCCGCCAAGGTAGACAAGCCCGTCGCAATAGACTCCAGGGAGATCGAGAAGAGCTACGACCTCTGGCTCAAGCAGTGGACCCAGCTAATGGTCGAGGGCAAGAGCCCGGATGAGATACTCGGGAAGACAACCACCGAAACCGGCGGAGAATCCAGCAACTCCAGCATCTGTGGGCCGGCCCTGATAGTCGGCCTTGCCATGGTGCCGCTCATCTTCAGGAGGAGGCGGTGA
- a CDS encoding calcium/sodium antiporter, protein MIVEIILFAVGLVLLIKGSDYFVEAASRVAKGFGVSEFLIALVLASIATTLPEVTVSAISSYQGNPDIALGNAIGSALANIALILGVSALIMPLSVERTAWKNALFMVAVTAYAGLLMHDGTISRLDGASLILIYFGFLYYLYRKHMTLEELPEGGRGNPRRDALIMLGSGLIVVIGAKLVVDSAVTIARAYGVPEIVLGLTMVSIGTSLPELTNSLMATLKRLPNISVGNIIGANILDVLMVIGIASLINPIKVDATVYTFTLPLTLLVMGLLTAVLRLTGRIDRVTAGVFLAVYAYFLYAYTTGAVRL, encoded by the coding sequence GTGATAGTTGAAATAATCCTCTTCGCCGTTGGTCTGGTTCTTCTCATCAAGGGGAGCGATTACTTCGTGGAGGCCGCTTCGCGCGTCGCCAAGGGGTTCGGCGTCAGTGAGTTCCTCATAGCGCTCGTCCTCGCGAGCATCGCCACCACACTGCCGGAGGTAACGGTCTCTGCCATATCCTCCTATCAGGGAAACCCTGACATCGCCCTGGGAAACGCCATAGGGAGCGCCCTAGCCAACATAGCCCTCATCCTCGGAGTCTCGGCCCTGATAATGCCCCTCAGCGTTGAGAGAACCGCCTGGAAAAATGCCCTCTTCATGGTGGCCGTCACCGCCTATGCTGGCTTGCTCATGCACGACGGGACTATAAGCCGGCTCGATGGTGCCAGCCTCATACTCATCTACTTCGGCTTCCTCTACTACCTCTACCGGAAGCACATGACGCTCGAGGAACTTCCCGAGGGCGGACGTGGTAATCCGAGGAGGGATGCCCTGATAATGCTCGGAAGCGGACTGATTGTAGTCATCGGCGCCAAACTGGTCGTGGACAGCGCCGTAACGATAGCCAGGGCCTACGGTGTCCCGGAGATAGTGCTCGGCCTGACGATGGTGTCCATAGGAACCTCCCTGCCGGAGCTCACGAACTCCCTCATGGCTACCCTCAAGAGGCTGCCCAACATAAGCGTCGGCAACATAATCGGCGCCAACATACTCGACGTGCTAATGGTCATAGGAATAGCGTCCCTGATAAACCCCATAAAGGTGGATGCGACGGTTTACACCTTCACCCTGCCGCTGACCCTCCTCGTCATGGGGCTTCTCACGGCAGTCCTGAGACTCACGGGAAGGATAGACCGGGTTACCGCGGGTGTTTTTCTGGCCGTCTATGCGTACTTCCTGTACGCCTACACCACCGGCGCCGTGAGGCTCTAA
- a CDS encoding TIGR00288 family NYN domain-containing protein yields MAGSNWERIISMTKDGMRSIGMMRRKMSRGKRIALLIDGPNILRKEFGIKLEDIVEALEGLGDLRVAKVVLNQYAPQGLIEAVSNQGFDTMVVSGETGVKLAVEAMREIYNPNIDAIAIATRNAEFLPVILKAKEKGKETIVLGIEPGFSAALKHAADYTIILNPKGGEE; encoded by the coding sequence ATGGCGGGCAGCAACTGGGAGCGGATAATATCGATGACGAAGGACGGGATGAGGAGCATCGGAATGATGCGGAGAAAGATGAGCCGGGGGAAGAGGATAGCCCTTCTAATTGATGGCCCGAATATCCTCCGCAAGGAGTTCGGGATAAAGCTCGAGGACATAGTCGAGGCCCTTGAGGGACTCGGCGACCTGCGCGTTGCCAAGGTTGTTCTCAACCAGTACGCCCCCCAGGGACTCATCGAGGCCGTCTCGAACCAGGGGTTTGACACCATGGTCGTCTCCGGCGAGACAGGGGTGAAGCTCGCGGTGGAGGCGATGCGCGAGATATACAACCCGAACATCGATGCCATAGCTATAGCAACCCGAAACGCGGAGTTCCTCCCCGTCATCCTCAAGGCCAAGGAGAAGGGTAAGGAGACGATAGTACTCGGCATAGAGCCGGGCTTTTCCGCGGCCCTCAAGCACGCGGCGGACTACACTATAATCCTGAACCCGAAGGGTGGTGAGGAATGA
- a CDS encoding flagella accessory protein C, producing MSFSYLKNKFKKKNGGDSADPGDNREIITLDELQGEVLEEPAAGKNEEEELLTQVMARVNEIENDIPRIKVSIDTLKSQINELREEIERLDRVIKDVMVLYEVVSQQINPFKDVDSANPLLSEIQELSEEVENLKTEIAHIKADMKLLVVDGVDLDDLIYDVLSEGGL from the coding sequence ATGTCATTTTCGTACCTCAAAAATAAATTCAAAAAGAAAAACGGGGGGGATTCGGCGGATCCCGGGGATAACAGGGAAATAATAACGCTGGATGAGCTTCAGGGGGAGGTCCTTGAAGAACCTGCCGCCGGGAAAAACGAGGAAGAGGAGCTCCTGACCCAGGTCATGGCCCGTGTGAATGAGATTGAAAACGATATCCCGAGGATAAAGGTGAGTATCGACACCCTCAAGTCCCAGATTAATGAGCTCCGGGAAGAGATAGAGCGCCTTGACCGCGTCATAAAGGATGTCATGGTTCTCTACGAGGTTGTATCACAGCAGATCAACCCGTTTAAGGATGTTGACTCTGCTAACCCGCTGCTGAGCGAGATCCAGGAACTGAGTGAGGAGGTTGAGAATCTGAAGACTGAGATTGCTCACATAAAGGCTGACATGAAGCTTCTCGTGGTTGATGGTGTGGATCTCGATGACCTCATATATGATGTCCTTTCGGAGGGAGGCCTATGA
- a CDS encoding flagellin: MKFGRKKRGAVGIGTLIVFIAMVLVAAVAAAVLINTSGYLQQRAEATGRQTTQQVATGISIEKVLGHVDSTGSSMDKMAVYISLRPGSQPIDLNQTVLILEDGNTVATLRYKWGDATSAAFSSAIPSDLFDSTSNNAWSNADGTHFGIIVIQDADGSLSASNPTINAGDIVILTIDTSQVFTNVPPRTGISIELKPEVGAPGYTKVTTPSSYSQQTILDLK; encoded by the coding sequence ATGAAGTTCGGGAGGAAGAAGAGGGGTGCTGTTGGTATTGGCACCCTGATTGTGTTTATTGCTATGGTGTTGGTGGCTGCAGTGGCTGCTGCGGTGCTCATCAACACGAGCGGCTACCTCCAGCAGAGGGCTGAGGCCACGGGCAGGCAGACTACTCAGCAGGTTGCTACGGGTATCAGCATAGAGAAAGTCCTTGGACATGTGGACTCCACTGGTAGCAGCATGGATAAGATGGCCGTCTACATAAGCCTCAGGCCAGGATCACAGCCAATTGATCTCAACCAGACCGTTCTCATTCTTGAGGACGGAAATACCGTTGCCACTCTTAGGTACAAGTGGGGAGACGCTACCTCAGCTGCGTTTAGTTCCGCGATCCCGAGTGATCTCTTTGACAGCACGAGCAACAACGCTTGGAGCAACGCAGATGGTACTCACTTTGGTATCATAGTCATTCAGGACGCCGATGGATCCCTCAGCGCTAGCAACCCGACCATCAACGCCGGTGACATAGTCATTCTCACCATTGACACCAGTCAGGTCTTCACTAACGTTCCGCCGAGGACTGGAATCTCGATAGAGCTCAAGCCGGAAGTTGGTGCTCCCGGCTACACCAAGGTCACCACTCCGTCCAGCTACAGCCAGCAGACTATCCTTGACCTCAAGTGA
- the asnS gene encoding asparagine--tRNA ligase yields MIDKIYCADVQPDMEGKRVKLAGWVYRKREVGKKVFIVLRDSSGIVQTIFKKELSEEAYAEAKKVGIESSIIVEGTVKADPRAPTGVEIQADKIEVVQNVDFFPITKDASEEFLLDVRHLHLHSPKVASIMKVKATMMQAAREWLLQDGWYEVFPPILVTGAVEGGATLFKLKYFDRTAYLSQSAQLYLEAAIFGLEKVWSLTPSFRAEKSRTRRHLTEFWHLELEAAWMDLWDIMKVEEELVSYMVQRTLELRRSEIETFRKDLTTLKNAVPPFPRVSYDEAIDILQSKGVEIEWGEDMGADEERILTQEFEAPFFVYGYPKGIKAFYMKEDPEDPRKVLAADMLAPEGYGEVIGGSQREDSYDKLVQRILEEGMKPEDYEWYLDLRKYGSVPHSGFGLGLERLVAWVLKLDHVRWATLFPRTPSRLYP; encoded by the coding sequence ATGATTGATAAGATTTACTGTGCCGATGTTCAGCCCGATATGGAAGGTAAACGCGTCAAGCTCGCAGGATGGGTTTACAGAAAGAGAGAAGTTGGAAAGAAGGTGTTCATAGTCCTCCGTGACTCAAGCGGAATCGTTCAGACGATATTCAAAAAGGAGCTAAGCGAAGAAGCCTACGCCGAAGCGAAAAAGGTCGGGATAGAGTCCAGCATCATCGTGGAGGGCACCGTTAAGGCCGACCCCCGCGCTCCCACCGGCGTCGAGATTCAGGCCGATAAGATAGAGGTCGTCCAGAACGTGGACTTCTTCCCGATAACAAAGGACGCGAGCGAGGAGTTCCTCCTCGACGTCAGGCACCTTCACCTGCACTCACCCAAGGTCGCGAGCATAATGAAGGTCAAGGCAACCATGATGCAGGCCGCTCGCGAGTGGCTCCTTCAGGACGGCTGGTATGAGGTCTTTCCCCCGATACTCGTTACCGGTGCCGTCGAGGGAGGAGCGACGCTCTTCAAGCTCAAGTACTTCGACAGAACCGCCTACCTCAGCCAGTCCGCCCAGCTCTACCTTGAGGCGGCAATCTTCGGCCTCGAGAAGGTCTGGTCGCTCACGCCGAGCTTTAGGGCGGAGAAGAGCAGAACCAGGAGGCACCTCACCGAGTTCTGGCACCTTGAGCTCGAGGCCGCCTGGATGGACCTCTGGGACATCATGAAGGTCGAGGAGGAGCTTGTGAGCTACATGGTTCAGCGCACGCTGGAGCTCAGGAGGAGCGAGATTGAGACCTTCAGGAAGGACTTAACGACGCTCAAGAACGCGGTTCCGCCCTTCCCGAGGGTGAGCTACGACGAGGCCATAGACATCCTCCAGAGCAAGGGCGTCGAAATAGAGTGGGGGGAGGACATGGGCGCCGACGAGGAGCGCATCTTGACCCAGGAGTTCGAGGCCCCGTTCTTTGTCTACGGCTATCCAAAGGGCATTAAGGCATTCTACATGAAGGAGGACCCGGAGGACCCGCGCAAGGTTCTCGCGGCGGACATGCTCGCGCCGGAAGGATACGGCGAGGTCATCGGCGGTTCCCAGCGTGAGGACAGCTATGACAAGCTCGTGCAGCGCATCCTAGAGGAGGGCATGAAGCCGGAGGACTACGAGTGGTACCTCGACCTCAGGAAGTACGGTTCAGTTCCGCACAGCGGCTTCGGACTGGGCCTTGAGAGGCTCGTCGCATGGGTGCTGAAGCTCGACCACGTCCGCTGGGCCACCCTCTTCCCGAGGACGCCGAGCAGGCTGTATCCGTGA